Proteins encoded by one window of Lepeophtheirus salmonis chromosome 3, UVic_Lsal_1.4, whole genome shotgun sequence:
- the LOC121114503 gene encoding uncharacterized protein isoform X1, translating to MPKVDVELSDLDSNSNNSDVFSHQTKINDEISTNRSNNDDTDVSSSHSVFSSHAMKMGFYQINLGTKNGQRLHSIHMLILPLIPVGILLGQNTSNYISHSSSANEIKNVEQQVNQALDLSSLVQRLQEERAAVALNIFTETEVKNFEYLQNYTTINISEFSLVTTFDKTDTILQNIKNWPQIEWVNYFDTKLKFQIQHSIFRTKIRGGEATIFEVIDWYNQITSFLLTYISYSIHDSDVSDFYRYIISFKNILRSLEYASKTGGLWSPLFHNGKS from the exons ATGCCAAAGGTAGACGTGGAGCTCTCAGATTTAGATTCCAATAGTAACAACTCCGACGTTTTCTCTcatcaaactaaaataaatgatgaaatatcCACAAATCGATCAAACAATGATGACACAGACGTTTCCTCCAGCCACTCGGTTTTTTCTTCCCATGCCATGAAAATGGGATTCTATCAAATCAATTTAGGAACTAAGAATGGCCAACGACTTCATTCCATTCATATGCTTATTCTACCTCTCATCCCTGTTGGAATTCTTCTTGGACAAAACACTTCAAACTACATCTCTCATAGCAGCTCtgcaaatgaaattaaaaacgTAGAACAACAg gTAAATCAAGCCCTGGATTTATCCAGTCTTGTCCAAAGACTTCAAGAGGAAAGAGCAGCTGTGGCATTGAACATATTTACGGAAACTGAAGTGAAGAACTTTGAGTATCTTCAAAACTACACTACCATAAACATTTCAGAGTTTTCTCTCGTTACGACCTTCGACAAAACGGATACAATccttcaaaacataaaaaactggCCACAAATTGAGTGGGTCAATTATTTTGACACAAAGCTCAAGTTTCAAATACAACATTCAATTTTTCGAACCAAAATTCGAGGAGGAGAAGCCACCATCTTTGAAGTCATTGATTGGTACAACCAAATAACTTCCTTTCTTCTCACCTATATATCCTATTCCATCCACGACTCAGATGTTAGCGATTTCTATCGCTACATAATAAGCTTCAAAAATATTCTACGTTCGCTTGAGTATGCTTCAAAAACGGGGGGTCTATGGTCTCCGCTATTTCACAACGGGAAATCTTGA
- the LOC121114503 gene encoding atrial natriuretic peptide receptor 2-like isoform X2, translated as MMKKSLFFAKKKRRNEKLLTELLPLPIIREMKRGLIPRPVAFSSVTIFLCDIVGFTKLASESTAQQIIQFLNSLYNLFDSRLENYDVYKVETIGDAYMVASGIPIENENHAPEIAKMSLDIIAKVVTFEVQHKPGYRLRIRVGIHSGDCVGGVVGSKIPHYSIFGSTVDIAGQLEALSKPMKIQISDSTKSLLEKDGTFTISSRGSPIHIKGFGSVHTYWLLGRKVETNSSYISDGKSSNYR; from the exons ATGATGAAAAAGTCTCTATTTTTCgccaagaaaaaaagaagaaatgaaaagcTTCTAACGGAACTTCTTCCTCTTCCCATCATTCGAGAAATGAAACGAGGACTAATCCCAAGACCAGTAGCATTTAGTTCTGTCACTATATTCCTGTGTGACATTGTTGGTTTCACGAAACTCGCATCCGAAAGCACGGCTCAGCAAATAATTCAGTTCCTCAATTCGCTTTATAATCTCTTTGACAGCCGATTAGAGAACTACGATGTATATAAAGTTGAAACCATAGGGGATGCATACATGGTCGCCTCAGGAATTcccattgaaaatgaaaaccATGCTCCTGAAATAGCCAAAATGTCATTGGACATCATAgctaaa gtCGTGACTTTCGAGGTGCAGCACAAACCCGGCTACCGCCTTCGTATTCGTGTTGGGATTCATTCGGGAGATTGTGTTGGAGGTGTAGTCGGTTCAAAAATCCCTCACTATTCCATTTTTGGCTCAACTGTAGATATAGCTGGGCAATTGGAGGCATTGAGTAAACCcatgaaaattcaaatatccgaTAGTACAAAAAGTCTCCTGGAAAAAGATGGAACCTTTACAATCTCTAGTCGAGGAAGCCCCATTCATATTAAAGGTTTTGGATCCGTTCATACATATTGGCTTCTTGGAAGAAAAGTAGAAACAAATAGTTCGTATATATCGGATGGAAAAAGCTCCAACTATCGTTAA